TTCGTTTATTTTCAAATAGTACGTAAACTCTACTGCAGTATTGATACAATAGATTTTTTATCAAGTGActtcttaaaaataatgaattcataCAAAAGAAAGGgggatatatatacatgtattcatgtacatgtatactaataATTAAAATGCCTCGATTTTAGCCAATGTCctcgattttaatcaacaatcGTCGTCTGATTGTGTTCGTTAAAGAATACAAACCCAAACGTAAGAATTTTAAAACCCTGTCTACATCACCTAGTCGGTAAGACCAAAGAGAGACAACCCAATAGTAACAACAGGCGATTTAATGCAATGGGAACTAAAACAAGAAttccggtgtaatgaagaataatgacccccgtagaataatgacaaggggtcatttttcgacgtagaataatgacccccctagctgaagaataattggatttttctgtagaaaaaagacccaggggttatttttcttcatgttaaacatgaagaaaaatgacccccatagaaaaatgaccccccccccccccctctggcCCTCACCCAtaaatagaaattggttacaccGTATccgagatatgactttgaaattacttaatttttcactctgttcaactgattttgaagttataacaCCGAATTTGTTAATacatcgctgtatatagtttttcatatccgtagcaggtacacacaaaacactcttacatAGACTGTTTCACGATAAATTCCACGCATGCGCATAACTACTTCCGCAGGGCAACTGCTATGTAGGTCACTATTTCTACTACGAAAGAACAAAAGTTCACACGcatgaaataaagtatttttaagtgaaagtgtgtttgttttttgttttaaagtaatCATTGTATCCAAATCCCActttttatgagaaaaaatacAAGGTATTACgctatttaaatttaaaattaagagtCGAACTTCGCGCACTACGGGCACTTCCGTGTTTACATACTTCGTCGAAGATGACTACCCGGGAGAATTCAAATGACCAAAAGAGGAAAAGAAAGGGTGCACTGACTGATTTGCCCATTAAGTACCAGGCTACAACACTTGATGGTATTATTCCAGATATACCTGGTCATGAAAACCTCCCCCCATTGCAATTAGCGTCTTATTCTGCCATCCCTCCCAATTCCCTGCCCAAGATCTCCTTTCAACAAATCTACCATCACATGATTTTACGACGTACAGTTGATGGGAAAGAAGTTAATAACTACAAGGGCTTGGACAGGGCTGTGAAACATTTTGAGGCAGGAGATATTTCTCAAATTGTAGCTGCCCAAGTAAGCAAATATATCCCTGATtataaagtataattttttatttttcaaaccatgGATTTACATggattatttaaaatcattttaaaatatcagtgttATTCTACACAGAAACCACATACATTTAGTTCATAAAtatacataactttttttttcataagagCATTTGCAAGCTTGCTCCacaaatttttaacatattttaatatgtcAGTTTAGACAAGTTAAACATATTGTTTATCTTTTACAAATATCTGACCTAAAGAGGAGACAATAACAATTTGTAGAATAGATGcgtgtattatatatatgatatattgcctatttgataatcattttatcaaatcatttATTCTAGATTGATGATTCTGTTGAATATATCAGAGGATTTTGTCTTGCTTCCATGAAAAAGGCAAAATACAAAGTGTATATTTGCATCGAGGACAAACAGAATGTGTGTTTTGCCTACTGTGAATGCCCAATTGGGTAGGAGCTTTTTACCATTCAGCTGTTCTctcagaaaatatttaaattccataaaaatatttcatttgatgcTTTCAAACCCTTTCAAATCAAGCACCCTGTAAAATACAGGCAATGCAGGAGTCTTGAGCAAATTTACTGGTGGATCATTTGAACAATGTGTGTTTAATTTGATGAATAATTATTGGTTCAAGTATaataacattaatattaatgagatgaaaaaatatataattatatattaatcaATAATTTATATTATCATTACAGATTAGCCCAATCTTGCAGCCATATTGGTGGCCTCCTATTCCATTTGCACCATCTTCATTTACATGAGGTTTTGAAATCAGATAGTGCTACGTCGAAACAATGTATGTGGAACGTGCCGAGACCAATCAAGATGGACCCTAAGCCCCTCAAGGAGTGGAACTTTGCCAAACCAAAACTGCAAGAGAGTGGTGAGATTGAGCACAGGACCACGGATGGAAGAAAATTGGATTTTGATCCACGTCATCCAACACAGAGAAAGTTCAATATCTGCCACTCTCTTGAGCAGCTTAAATTGCTCAAGAGCATATTTCCCAATACTGGTCAGTTAACATACTCCAACATGATCttggtttaaaatttaatttttactacataattaagaaaaatacatttataacaacaacaaataatttcaattccCTGACACATTATATGAtggacaatttaaaaaaaaattaaactaaaactCCTCTGAAAACATaacataaatttaataaataaattcttttgaaaGGCATGGGTCACTTGTGGAATATTCCGGATGAAAGCCCAGAGTTTGAATCTGAAGTGGAGGTAGAGTCAACAGAGGATCCGAGGGAAAAGGCGATGAAAGCTCTGATCCTGTCTGATGAGAACTGTAAGAAatgttttgtatacatgtaaacatagagtctaaaaatgtaaaagtaaaaCTGAGAAAGAttattcaattacttttttGTACATAGTACCCATGACAATATCAATCAATGAAAGCCTCAGCTCGTACATTGAGGAGAAAACAAGAGGACAGAGGGCATGCAGCCTGTGGAGAGACCTGCACAAGGGGAGAATAACTAGTTCCTTATTTGGCGCAGTTCTAAGCTCTGGAACAAATCCTGTCTCCTTAGTGAACCAGATTGTGAATGGTTCTAATCTTGACaggtacattttcataaaacttacaGGTATAAAAATCTTTAACTAAGAAATGCTATTAGTTTATAATTCTTCTAAATAAAATCTCATACTAGGTACCAGACACTACCTCCACCAGTCCAGTGGGGAGTAAACAAGGAAGAGGAGGCTCTCAAGGACTACCTGACACTGCAAAATGCTGTGACTGATTTAACAACGGAGGCATCTGGACTCACCATCTACCCAACCCATGCCTTTTTAGGAGCATCTAGTGATGGTTGGGTGCATGATAAATCCATGCCCGAGGGGAACCAAACAGGGGTTCTTGAGATCAAATGTCCATACTCGATCTCTGGAAATATTATTACTGATAAAGAGGTAAAATAAATTGTGCAAGAGTCAACAACTTTTTTATCATCTTCAAAGCACATTTATTGAACAAGTTTGTGAACTCTTTCAGGTACATGAGCTAGCAGGACAAGCTGGGTTCTGCTTGGAAATTACCAATGAAGGGCCTAGACTAAAGAGAAGTCATAAATATTATGCCCAAATCCAAGGGGAAATGGTAATAATGGGATGTTCGTGGGGAGATTTTGTTGTATGGACCGCTGCCAGCCAAAGCAACTGCTTTGTTGAAAGAATTAACTTTGATGTTGAATTTTGTTCTGCCATGTTGCCAAAATTAGTTGAATTTTTTGTTAGTCACATTTTACCCTTTTACACTAAACAATAAATTTCTATTATGCTTTTTATCAAATTCATAAATGACTtagtttttattataatgtttatCAACACAAGCATAGGAAGTGTTTGACTATACATACCTAACTTTCAATCAAAGGTACATCAAGGTTTGTTATCCAACAGCAAACAGAAAACATCTGTGATGATAATGGCActaaagaaagagaaagaacaccatcaaatatatgaaaatttttgACGCGGCCAATAGCTCTTTCCACATGAATTCTTAATTTAGCAATTTCTTGAGTATTTAAAACTTCTTGAGTTGTAAACTGATTAGAAGAAGAACGAAAAGGTGGAATATTAAGAGTGCATCCCTTTTTCTCTAACATGTCTTTGATGGTAAAACCCTTGTCTGCCATCACCCCATCGCCCTCTTCTATGAGGTCTAATAGGCAGGTGCGCTCAATCATCTGTCGGTCTGAAACTCTTCCACCAAAGCCCTCTGAAACAAATGAAATCACACCAGAAGGAGTGATTCCAACAAGAAATTTTAAAGTAGTGTGATGCTTGTAATTTGAAAATGACTGATTCTGATTAACCAAACTGCTGGATCTTTGAATAAAGATTTCAGTACAATCAAGTATAACTCTTAAATTAGGgaaagatttaaaacatgacGGCATATTTCTCTGAATAACATCCCTTGATGGAAAGGGGTTCAGCTCCTTAAGTTCCTTGTAGAGTAGGCAAACCCAGGTGGTGAAGTACTGAGAGAATGCACCCACAGACACACCAAACCGCTCTGCCATGTCCTGGACATACAATCCGACctaaagttatattttttaaagttctatGACATACAAGTCAGAGTCTATGGTTCCTGTAAATGAATATGATAGTACATGATAAATACAGACTCATTGCCAGTAATTATGTGTTACCTTCAGCCTCATCATGGTTGCTAAGAATTGGTCGATTGGATCAAGAGCCATGCACCGCCTAGATCTAGTCCTCTCATCAGGGGTTGATGAACTTCCACGCCAGTATACCATCTTCTCGCATTTAGGTGCCAGGTAGCTAAAATTGTTCATTAGTaacatacaatatttatatgtaCTTATACATAAAAAGGCCATTAATCATGAAATTCCAAATTGAGAATTTCAGctatttttcttattaattccaatgaccaaaaaaaaataagaattaaagaaaacatactTAAACAGCCACAAAAACACAGCAAAGCTTGGAAGTCCTGTATAGAACTTAGTCATGGCATCATCATCTTTGATCTTTGAAACAGACCATTTGTTGTCCTGCATCCGTCTGAGTTCCAACTTTAATCTCATGTTCTCCTGTAAAAGAGGATCTGGGTCACACTGTACACCTGTAATTATAGAATAAAATCCACTAATTAATATACAACAGTACTTCAAActttgaacaaactttattCTATGGTAGAAGTGAATGAGTTGTTCTCCAATATCAATACCTATGTCTCTAGTCAATCTGACTCCTGTCTCTACATCATCTTCAATCTCTGTCATGGGTGCTGCAAGATCAGAAATCATCTCTTCCTCCTTATctgtaaatgtaaatttcataCAAAGGATGTCTGTATTataattaacattatataaatagtgcctgtttgggagggtaacagttgaaattgacaccccgagaaaaccattgtcaaccgactgttatcctcccaaacaggcactatttattttgttatactgaatgtcttaatttttaagaaaattttactgcttttatataggaataacgtgaattctacagcgaaccgtacgcgcataatttttgcgcatgtaacattttttaatgttacccattgctaagtgcgttactaacgctgagggtaatagaaaatattattaactgcgtcttaaccaatcagatttcagtatttaacacgAAAGTATAACAACATATAATGTGTAGAAATTAACTAGCTCATTCACTCAATGTTTTGCATATCTGATTTTCaaagttattattaaaaaacacaCAACCATGATAGTCAATATAAATGGCTCTCACCTTTGCTGTAAGAATGGGCAAAcatacagtggtaacaacgttattgttgacaagctaATCGTGTTTaatagttcgtgtaacgtgggtgatcgttcgtgtaacgtgcaggatcgtgcgtgtatcaggaaaattggtttgcgttttttaccgtgcgtgttcgtgcgtgatcgtgcgggtttttcgttttgtaactttttttacggaatgccaggatttattcttaaaacaaagactagtagtttttgtaaaacaatgtgaatttaaaactttttttaatagaagaacattgacagttgttaacattcattctctctttcgtcgttaaatacattttttttatttccataacTAATTCAATCCTTTGTTCGGTCGAGTTAGTTTTGCTTAATTTTATAATCAGCCTATATCAAGCATCAATTGTGTCTTGACAAAAAATTTCAATCAGATTAGCGAAAGCGACACGTTGAATAAAAGCGGCCAAGCTTACCCATTccccgttttaaactaaacgattattcccaacatttttctttcaaattagaATACGAGACGCATTATTATCTAGTAGATTGTatacacatttgtttgaaataaaaaaaaattagacgctttaaaatttagaataaatagagataaatcaattatgtactgtaaattatgaaaatatttgatgtgaaaaatcgaaattctatagaacaaggtaacaaattcatttctattacacgtaattttctttaacttatgaTAGAAGTTAATATTCGTTATGGAgacgaaaaaattaatttgggTGTGAATCCTTTATATTTGTGTATGGATGTGTAAAAGTGTTTACtcgtaaaatacaaaacagtgcaTGACTTAAGTACATGTCGCTTTTCAATAACacacaaacataaagcaatacaaagtaatacgtttccttaattctaatcttaaaaattaattttgattttgcgtgtttaatggtgtagaatcgttcggttgcgtgttttatcgtttttgttcgtgtatcgtgaaggttcagtaagttagtgatcgtccgtgtatcgtgcgtgatcgttcgtgtatcgtgcgtgatcgttcgtgtatcagaatcgtgcgtgtcgtttgtcaacaataacgttgcttCCACTGTAGAAAAGCTCAAACTCCTATTCTCCTGCTCTCTAGCCCTTTCTTTAGACTCTTCAAATTCCTATTGAATATAAGTGTTTGCAGTCAATAAATGAAGAAATTGCtaattaaggttttccgctgggagcggaaaaccttactatttttctgaaaaattttcaaatttcttattatttttttttttcttctagacgccaactttgatccttaatatctcgctcgtttgttcactgattgttttgaaattttcaggactgataacaatccgcgtgatgttgtcgttgcatattttagttgaggaaaatccctatccggttttgagttattccccttttagtaaaatttaacgacttcttttgtccagggggtttagctttaacgatcactggcagagtctcaaagatgggctcgtttggaagctaatacattgaatttgtgcgagatatattttatttattatttaaatgcaaatataaggGGTGgcatagatgttgaaacaaaggtaagaaaaaaaatcaaaaaaattcgcgtattttccgtgttagttttctacctgataaaaatttgttataacatgtattttaaaagttcttggtcttactcagacctttcattcggtatgccGAATaaagggctggcccttataattagggagttagaggcgtccaaagtttcttgtcaataacttaaaaaggaataaaaatttctaatgcattattgaagcaaaattgtaaagaaattaattttgaatccttctattgtattcaatttaatgttttcgtaatttatagtcagtatttgcagaaacaattgttgtcagttcggtccatttttgtgggggtgcgcacgtttatgaggttatgaaaaggcttcttgtaatgcactaactgatacaagtagtgcgcaaaaataattccacataaaattcccaaatgtttttatccatatgtacattttcatttcatatagatgaacctctttgaccttatttttgttgtttgtttcataactgtgcccctgtctatatttagatgcattacgagactcaggtaaccgatcgataggagagtcgctagctgtattcaggccgtcgcctagacgatagtgcatgtgcttgtagagctggacgtacacgtttaacgcgtcgccccactgtgttactgtaacagagacattttgaattgttttagtactgggagatgtgttaataaaatggttccaatgcatggtaattaaactcaacttttctacaatacgtttACACGACAGTCTTAttaagcacaatgtgtattacttacatgacaaatgtacactggcaatttaaacgaacgcgggattgctcccgatagaacaattcttttaaagcaaaaaaaacaatactgatttgcgatggatataatataattatcatcgtggagatgattttaaaaagtgaactaaatattcgtatacgataatatttgaatccaaagccgctagttttaagttacg
This is a stretch of genomic DNA from Crassostrea angulata isolate pt1a10 chromosome 4, ASM2561291v2, whole genome shotgun sequence. It encodes these proteins:
- the LOC128179465 gene encoding uncharacterized protein LOC128179465 is translated as MKKAKYKVYICIEDKQNVCFAYCECPIGLAQSCSHIGGLLFHLHHLHLHEVLKSDSATSKQCMWNVPRPIKMDPKPLKEWNFAKPKLQESGEIEHRTTDGRKLDFDPRHPTQRKFNICHSLEQLKLLKSIFPNTGMGHLWNIPDESPEFESEVEVESTEDPREKAMKALILSDENLPMTISINESLSSYIEEKTRGQRACSLWRDLHKGRITSSLFGAVLSSGTNPVSLVNQIVNGSNLDRYQTLPPPVQWGVNKEEEALKDYLTLQNAVTDLTTEASGLTIYPTHAFLGASSDGWVHDKSMPEGNQTGVLEIKCPYSISGNIITDKEVHELAGQAGFCLEITNEGPRLKRSHKYYAQIQGEMVIMGCSWGDFVVWTAASQSNCFVERINFDVEFCSAMLPKLVEFFVSHILPFYTKQ
- the LOC128179466 gene encoding uncharacterized protein LOC128179466, whose protein sequence is MISDLAAPMTEIEDDVETGVRLTRDIGVQCDPDPLLQENMRLKLELRRMQDNKWSVSKIKDDDAMTKFYTGLPSFAVFLWLFNYLAPKCEKMVYWRGSSSTPDERTRSRRCMALDPIDQFLATMMRLKVGLYVQDMAERFGVSVGAFSQYFTTWVCLLYKELKELNPFPSRDVIQRNMPSCFKSFPNLRVILDCTEIFIQRSSSLVNQNQSFSNYKHHTTLKFLVGITPSGVISFVSEGFGGRVSDRQMIERTCLLDLIEEGDGVMADKGFTIKDMLEKKGCTLNIPPFRSSSNQFTTQEVLNTQEIAKLRIHVERAIGRVKNFHIFDGVLSLSLVPLSSQMFSVCCWITNLDVPLIES